A window from Manduca sexta isolate Smith_Timp_Sample1 chromosome 24, JHU_Msex_v1.0, whole genome shotgun sequence encodes these proteins:
- the LOC115443893 gene encoding fibroin heavy chain isoform X44: MGTRHLGILAILLILPLGLLCSSIGSVPNVEEETEPLYPDAVAEADAGPIARAFAAAFNTFSEALNSRDKRSTSDADASAFSSTEGGGDSQAAASAESEDDSSDDDSESSASSSATSTDYDSEDNEDEASASAESSTSDDGGKSPEESEANAEAESKTNGGGGKTAGSASAVTEVTNGGTASAASAASASDEESEPGEEGTTGDDDDGEEGPTGDDDDGEEGPTGDDDNGEEGPTGDDDDGEEGPTGDDDDGEEGPTGDDDNGEEGPTGDDDDGEEGPTGDDDDGEEGPTGDDDNGEEGPTGDDDDGEEGPTGDDDNGEEGPTGDDDDGEEGPTGDDDNGEEGPTGDDDNGEEGPTGDDDDGEEGPTGDDDDGEEGPTGDDDDGEGGATTNESGGNGPDNGGGSSPGSGTEGKPDSGSGSSPDSGKDNSGSTADTSGSAVASGPNSQASSAGSANSGEDNSSASSAVSAVTSGEGQASASAASSATTNESGGNGPDNGGGSSPGSGTEDKPGSGSGSSPDSGKDNSGSTADTSGSAVASGPNSQASSAGSANSGEDNSSASSAVSAVTSGEGQASASAASSATTNESGGNGPDNGGGSSPGSAPEGKPGCGSGSNPSSGTGGGSGSGSSAAASGTAVASGQNASSSGVASANSGEGNASASSAASAESSGKGGKASGAAASSATTYESGGSPESEPGGSPGGGPGNSPGNEPGSSPSSGSGNSPGGEPGSSTGSGPESSPGGSPGSEPGSSPGGSTGSSPGSSPGNSPGSASGGSPGSAPGSSTGSGPESSPGGSPGSEPGSSPGSEPGSSPSSGSGNSPGGSPGSAPGGSPGSEPGSSPGSEPGSSPSSGSGNSTGGEPGSSTGSGPESSPGGSPGSEPGSSPGGSTGSSPGSSPGNSPGSPSGGSPGSAPGSSTGSGPESSPGGSPGSEPGSSPGSEPGSSPSSGSGNSPGGSPGSAPGGSPGSEPGSSPGSEPGSSPSSGSGNSPGGEPGSSTGSGPESSPGGSPGSEPGSSPGGSTGSSPGSSPGNSPGSPSGGSPGSAPGSSTGSGPESSPGGSPGSEPGSSPGSEPGSSPSSGSGNSPGGSPGSAPGGSPGSEPGSSPGSEPGSSPSSGSGNSPGGSPGSAPGGSPGSEPGSSPGSEPGSSPSSGSGNSPGGEPGSSTGSGPESSPGGSPGSEPGSSPGSEPGSSPSSGSGNSTGGEPGSSTGSGPESSPGGSPGSEPGSSPGSEPGSSPSSGSGNSPGGSPGSAPGGSPGSEPGSSPGSEPGSSPSSGSGNSPGGEPGSSTGSGPESSPGGSPGSEPGSSPGGSTGSSPGSSPGNSPGSPSGGSPGSAPGSSTGSGPESSPGGSPGSEPGSSPGSEPGSSPSSGSGNSPGGSPGSAPGGSPGSEPGSSPGSEPGRSPSSGSGNSPGGEPGSSTGSGPESSPGGSPGSEPGSSPGGSTGSSPGSSPGNSPGSASGGSPGSAPKSSTGSGPESSPGGSPGNEPGSSPSSGSGNSPGGEPGSSTGSGPGSSPGGSPGSEPGSSPGSEPGSSPGSAPENSPGGKPSSGSGGKPGSGSGSNPGSGTEGGSGSAPGSSTGSGPESSPGGSPGSEPGSSPGSEPGSSPSSGSGNSPGGSPGSAPGGSPGSEPGSSPGSEPGSSPSSGSGNSPGGSPGSAPGGSPGSEPGSSPGSEPGSSPSSGSGNSPGGEPGSSTGSGPESSPGGSPGSEPGSSPGGSTGSSPGSSPGNSPGSASGGSPGSAPKSSTGSGPESSPGGSPGSEPGSSPGSEPGSSPSSGSGNSPGGSPGSEPGSSPGSEPGSSPSSGSGNSPGGSPGSAPGGSPGSEPGSSPGSEPGSSPSSGSGNSPGGSPGSAPGGSPGSEPGSSPGSEPGSSPSSGSGNSPGSSTGSGPGSSPGGSPGSEPGSSPGSEPGSSPGSAPENSPGGKPSSGSGGKPGSGSGSNPGSGTGGGSGSGSSAAASGTAVASGQNASSSGVASANSGEGNASASSAASAESSGKGGKASGAAASSATTYESGGNGTGNSGGSSPESEPGGSPGGGPGNSPGNEPGSSPSSGSGNSPGGEPGSSTGGSPGSEPGSSPGSEPGSSSSSGSGNSPGNSPGSASGGSPGSAPGSSTGSGPESSPGGSPGSELGSSPGSEPGSSPSSGSGNSPGSSPGSEPGSSPGDNPGSGSGNSPGGSPGNAPGGSPGNSPGSAPGGSPDSGPGSSTGSGSGSSPEGSPGSEPGSSPGSEPGSSPSSEPGSSPDSGPGNSSGGKPSSGSGGTPGSELGSSPSSGPESSPEGSPGSSPGSSPGNSPGSAPGSSTGSGPESSPGGSPGSEPGSSPGSEPGSSPSSGSGNSPGSSPGSEPGSSPGDNPGSGSGNSPGGSPGNAPGGSPGNSPGSAPGGSPDSGPGSSTGSGSGSSPSSEPGSSPDSGPESSPGGKPSSGSGGKPGGKPGCDVVGAINDVLISEGAIIKELENFLTRHKKLPNKIEFTTIRRKIPRRRGRRRGPHLCICNNVI; this comes from the exons ATTCAAGTGATGATGATAGCGAATCGTCTGCATCAAGTTCAGCAACATCTACCGATTAcg atTCCGAAGACAATGAAGATGAAGCATCAGCAAGTGCCGAGTCATCTACATCGGATG ATGGGGGTAAATCGCCTGAAGAGAGTGAAGCAAATGCAGAGGCCGAGT CGAAAACGAATGGCGGTGGTGGTAAAACTGCAGGATCTGCCTCAGCAGTAACTG aagtTACAAATGGCGGAACTGCCTCTGCAGCCAGCGCAGCGTCAGCTA GTGATGAAGAAAGCGAGCCTGGCGAGGAAGGCACGACTGGCGATGATGACGATGGCGAGGAAGGCCCGACTGGCGATGATGACGATGGCGAGGAAGGCCCGACTGGCGATGATGACAATGGCGAGGAAGGCCCGACTGGCGATGATGACGATGGCGAGGAAGGCCCGACTGGCGATGATGACGATGGCGAGGAAGGCCCGACTGGCGATGATGACAATGGCGAGGAAGGCCCGACTGGCGATGATGACGATGGCGAGGAAGGCCCGACTGGCGATGATGACGATGGCGAGGAAGGCCCGACTGGCGATGATGACAATGGCGAGGAAGGCCCGACTGGCGATGATGACGATGGCGAGGAAGGCCCGACTGGCGATGATGACAATGGCGAGGAAGGCCCAACTGGCGATGATGACGATGGCGAGGAAGGCCCGACTGGCGATGATGACAATGGCGAGGAAGGCCCGACTGGCGATGATGACAATGGCGAGGAAGGCCCGACTGGCGATGATGACGATGGCGAGGAAGGCCCGACTGGCGATGATGACGATGGCGAGGAAGGCCCGACTGGCGATGATGACGATGGCGAGGGAG GTGCTACAACAAATGAATCAGGCGGTAATGGACCTGATAATGGGGGAGGAAGTAGTCCAGGAAGCGGAACAGAAGGCAAACCAGACAGCGGATCGGGAAGCAGCCCAGACAGTGGAAAAGACAATTCTGGTAGTACGGCAGATACTAGTGGATCAGCAG TTGCTTCTGGACCAAATTCTCAGGCGTCCAGTGCAGGATCAGCCAATAgtg gTGAAGACAACTCCTCGGCTTCCTCAGCGGTTTCAGCAG TAACGAGCGGCGAAGGACAAGCATCCGCTTCAGCCGCATCAA GTGCTACAACAAACGAATCAGGCGGTAATGGACCTGATAATGGGGGAGGAAGTAGTCCAGGAAGCGGAACAGAAGACAAACCAGGCAGCGGATCGGGAAGCAGCCCAGACAGTGGAAAAGACAATTCTGGTAGTACGGCAGATACTAGTGGATCAGCAG TTGCTTCTGGACCAAATTCTCAGGCGTCCAGCGCAGGATCAGCCAATAgtg gTGAAGACAACTCCTCGGCTTCCTCAGCGGTTTCAGCAG TAACGAGCGGCGAAGGACAAGCATCCGCTTCAGCCGCATCAA GTGCTACAACAAATGAATCAGGCGGTAATGGACCTGATAATGGGGGAGGAAGTAGTCCAGGAAGCGCACCAGAAGGCAAACCAGGCTGCGGATCGGGAAGCAATCCAAGCAGTGGAACGGGAGGCGGCTCAGGCAGTGGTAGTTCCGCAGCTGCTAGTGGAACAGCAG TTGCTTCGGGCCAAAATGCTAGCTCTTCCGGTGTAGCATCAGCTAATAGTG GTGAAGGCAACGCCTCGGCTTCTTCAGCGGCTTCAGCAG AATCCAGTGGCAAAGGCGGAAAAGCATCGGGTGCAGCCGCATCAa GTGCTACAACTTATGAATCAGGCGGTAGTCCAGAAAGCGAACCGGGAGGCAGCCCAGGCGGTGGACCAGGAAACAGCCCAGGCAatgaaccaggaagcagcccaaGCAGTGGGTCAG GAAACAGCCCAGGcggtgaaccaggaagcagcacAGGTAGTGGACCAGAAAGCAGtccaggaggcagcccaggcagtgaaccaggaagcagtcCAGGAGGCAGCACAGGCAGTTCaccaggaagcagcccaggAAACAGCCCTGGCAGTGCATCAGGAGGCAGCCCAGGTAGTGCACCAGGAAGCAGCACAGGCAGTGGACCAGAAAGCAGtccaggaggcagcccaggcagtgaaccaggaagcagcccaggcagtgaaccaggaagcagcccaaGCAGTGGGTCAGGAAACAGCccaggaggcagcccaggcagtgcaccaggaggcagcccaggcagtgaaccaggaagcagcccaggcagtgaaccaggaagcagcccaaGCAGTGGGTCAGGAAACAGCACAGGcggtgaaccaggaagcagcacAGGTAGTGGACCAGAAAGCAGtccaggaggcagcccaggcagtgaaccaggaagcagtcCAGGAGGCAGCACAGGCAGTTCaccaggaagcagcccaggAAACAGCCCTGGCAGTCCATcaggaggcagcccag GCAGTGCACCAGGAAGCAGCACAGGCAGTGGACCAGAAAGCAGtccaggaggcagcccaggcagtgaaccaggaagcagcccaggcagtgaaccaggaagcagcccaaGCAGTGGATCAGGAAACAGCccaggaggcagcccaggcagtgcaccaggaggcagcccaggcagtgaaccaggaagcagcccaggcagtgaaccaggaagcagcccaaGCAGTGGGTCAGGAAACAGCCCAGGcggtgaaccaggaagcagcacAGGTAGTGGACCAGAAAGCAGtccaggaggcagcccaggcagtgaaccaggaagcagtcCAGGAGGCAGCACAGGCAGTTCaccaggaagcagcccaggAAACAGCCCTGGCAGTCCATcaggaggcagcccaggcagtgcaCCAGGAAGCAGCACAGGCAGTGGACCAGAAAGCAGtccaggaggcagcccaggcagtgaaccaggaagcagcccaggcagtgaaccaggaagcagcccaaGCAGTGGGTCAGGAAACAGCccaggaggcagcccaggcagtgcaccaggaggcagcccaggcagtgaaccaggaagcagcccaggcagtgaaccaggaagcagcccaaGCAGTGGGTCAGGAAACAGCccaggaggcagcccaggcagtgcaccaggaggcagcccaggcagtgaaccaggaagcagcccaggcagtgaaccaggaagcagcccaaGCAGTGGGTCAGGAAACAGCCCAGGcggtgaaccaggaagcagcacAGGTAGTGGACCAGAAAGCAGtccaggag gcagcccaggcagtgaaccaggaagcagcccaggcagtgaaccaggaagcagcccaaGCAGTGGGTCAGGAAACAGCACAGGcggtgaaccaggaagcagcacAGGTAGTGGACCAGAAAGCAGtccaggag gcagcccaggcagtgaaccaggaagcagcccaggcagtgaaccaggaagcagcccaaGCAGTGGGTCAGGAAACAGCccaggaggcagcccaggcagtgcaccaggaggcagcccaggcagtgaaccaggaagcagcccaggcagtgaaccaggaagcagcccaaGCAGTGGGTCAGGAAACAGCCCAGGcggtgaaccaggaagcagcacAGGTAGTGGACCAGAAAGCAGtccaggaggcagcccaggcagtgaaccaggaagcagtcCAGGAGGCAGCACAGGCAGTTCaccaggaagcagcccaggAAACAGCCCTGGCAGTCCATcaggaggcagcccaggcagtgcaCCAGGAAGCAGCACAGGCAGTGGACCAGAAAGCAGtccaggaggcagcccaggcagtgaaccaggaagcagcccaggcagtgaaccaggaagcagcccaaGCAGTGGGTCAGGAAACAGCccaggaggcagcccaggcagtgcaccaggaggcagcccaggcagtgaaccaggaagcagcccaggcagtgaaccaggaaggAGCCCAAGCAGTGGGTCAGGAAACAGCCCAGGcggtgaaccaggaagcagcacAGGTAGTGGACCAGAAAGCAGtccaggaggcagcccaggcagtgaaccaggaagcagtcCAGGAGGCAGCACAGGCAGTTCaccaggaagcagcccaggAAACAGCCCTGGCAGTGCATcaggaggcagcccaggcagtgcaCCAAAAAGCAGCACAGGCAGTGGACCAGAAAGCAGtccaggaggcagcccaggcaATGAACCAGGAAGTAGCCCAAGCAGTGGGTCAGGTAACAGCCCAGGcggtgaaccaggaagcagcacAGGCAGTGGACCAGGAAGCAGtccaggaggcagcccaggcagtgaaccaggaagcagcccaggcagtgaaccaggaagcagcccaggcagtgCACCAGAAAACAGTCCAGGAGGCAAACCAAGTAGCGGATCGGGAGGAAAACCAGGCAGTGGATCGGGAAGCAACCCAGGCAGTGGAACGGAAGGCGGCTCAGGCAGTGCACCAGGAAGCAGCACAGGCAGTGGACCAGAAAGCAGtccaggaggcagcccaggcagtgaaccaggaagcagcccaggcagtgaaccaggaagcagcccaaGCAGTGGATCAGGAAACAGCccaggaggcagcccaggcagtgcaccaggaggcagcccaggcagtgaaccaggaagcagcccaggcagtgaaccaggaagcagcccaaGCAGTGGGTCAGGAAACAGCccaggaggcagcccaggcagtgcaccaggaggcagcccaggcagtgaaccaggaagcagcccaggcagtgaaccaggaagcagcccaaGCAGTGGGTCAGGAAACAGCCCAGGcggtgaaccaggaagcagcacAGGTAGTGGACCAGAAAGCAGtccaggaggcagcccaggcagtgaaccaggaagcagtcCAGGAGGCAGCACAGGCAGTTCaccaggaagcagcccaggAAACAGCCCTGGCAGTGCATcaggaggcagcccaggcagtgcaCCAAAAAGCAGCACAGGCAGTGGACCAGAAAGCAGtccaggag gcagcccaggcagtgaaccaggaagcagcccaggcagtgaaccaggaagcagcccaaGCAGTGGGTCAGGAAACAGCCCAG gaggcagcccaggcagtgaaccaggaagcagcccaggcagtgaaccaggaagcagcccaaGCAGTGGGTCAGGAAACAGCccaggaggcagcccaggcagtgcaccaggaggcagcccaggcagtgaaccaggaagcagcccaggcagtgaaccaggaagcagcccaaGCAGTGGGTCAGGAAACAGCccaggaggcagcccaggcagtgcaccaggaggcagcccaggcagtgaaccaggaagcagcccaggcagtgaaccaggaagcagcccaaGCAGTGGGTCAGGAAACAGCCCAG gaagcagcacAGGCAGTGGACCAGGAAGCAGtccaggaggcagcccaggcagtgaaccaggaagcagcccaggcagtgaaccaggaagcagcccaggcagtgCACCAGAAAACAGTCCAGGAGGCAAACCAAGTAGCGGATCGGGAGGAAAACCAGGCAGTGGATCGGGAAGCAACCCAGGCAGTGGAACGGGAGGCGGCTCAGGCAGTGGTAGTTCCGCAGCTGCTAGTGGAACAGCAG TTGCTTCGGGCCAAAATGCTAGCTCTTCCGGTGTAGCATCAGCTAATAGTG GTGAAGGCAACGCCTCGGCTTCTTCAGCGGCTTCAGCAG AATCCAGTGGCAAAGGCGGAAAAGCATCGGGTGCAGCCGCATCAa GTGCTACAACTTATGAATCAGGCGGTAACGGAACTGGTAATAGTGGAGGAAGTAGTCCAGAAAGCGAACCGGGAGGCAGCCCAGGCGGTGGACCAGGAAACAGCCCAGGCAatgaaccaggaagcagcccaaGCAGTGGGTCAGGAAACAGCCCAGGcggtgaaccaggaagcagcacaggaggcagcccaggcagtgaaccaggaagcagcccaggcagtgaaccaggaagcagctCAAGCAGTGGGTCAGGAAACAGCCCAGGAAACAGCCCTGGCAGTGCATcaggaggcagcccaggcagtgcaCCAGGAAGCAGCACAGGCAGTGGACCAGAAAGCAGtccaggaggcagcccaggcagtgaactaggaagcagcccaggcagtgaaccaggaagcagcccaaGCAGTGGGTCAGGAAACAGCCCAGgaagcagcccaggcagtgaaccaggaagcagtcCAGGAGACAACCCAGGCAGTGGATCAGGAAACAGCccaggaggcagcccaggcaATGCACCAGGAGGCAGCCCAGGAAACAGCCCTGGCAGTGCACCAGGAGGCAGCCCAGACAGTGGACCAGGAAGCAGCACAGGCAGTGGATCAGGAAGCAGTCCAGaaggcagcccaggcagtgaaccaggaagcagcccaggcagtgaaccaggaagtAGCCCAagcagtgaaccaggaagcagcccagACAGTGGACCAGGAAACAGTTCAGGAGGCAAACCAAGTAGCGGATCGGGAGGCACACCAGGCAGTGAATTAGGAAGCAGCCCAAGCAGTGGACCAGAAAGTAGTCCAGAAGGCAGCCCAGGCAGTTCaccaggaagcagcccaggAAACAGCCCTGGCAGTGCACCAGGAAGCAGCACAGGCAGTGGACCAGAAAGCAGtccaggaggcagcccaggcagtgaaccaggaagcagcccaggcagtgaaccaggaagcagcccaaGCAGTGGGTCAGGAAACAGCCCAGgaagcagcccaggcagtgaaccaggaagcagtcCAGGAGACAACCCAGGCAGTGGATCAGGAAACAGCccaggaggcagcccaggcaATGCACCAGGAGGCAGCCCAGGAAACAGCCCTGGCAGTGCACCAGGAGGCAGCCCAGACAGTGGACCAGGAAGCAGCACAGGCAGTGGATCAGGAAGTAGCCCAagcagtgaaccaggaagcagcccagACAGTGGACCAGAAAGCAGCCCAGGAGGCAAACCAAGTAGTGGATCGGGAGGCAAACCAGGAGGGAAACCAGGTTGCGACGTGGTTGGTGCAATAAATGACGTCTTGATATCTGAAGGAGCCATTATAAAAGAGTTGGAAAACTTCTTAACACgtcataaaaaattaccaaataagATTGAATTTACTACAATAAGAAGGAAGA